One segment of Setaria viridis chromosome 4, Setaria_viridis_v4.0, whole genome shotgun sequence DNA contains the following:
- the LOC117853466 gene encoding uncharacterized protein gives MASHRSLVRLLVLCLLCVASLAAKRRYLSVSLDELLSSKAHVDCPPTKKSDRHLTLSTVFECCAVTTSGNKLTIPASCAIPKCCGAGESTGRHVINHDINRLSTLLQRSSGSSAPPSAPPSALAVPIPRTPLFPFPPAPSARPFPGIPFPFPPAPSARPFPGIPFPFPPAPSARPIPDTSSAQAPRSFFPGIPLAPAPSARPFPGIPFPFPPAPSARPFPGIPFPFPPAPSARPIPDTSSAQAPRSFFPGIPLAPAPSARPFPGIPFPFPPAPSARPFPGIPFPFPPAPSAGPIPDTPSAQAPRSHHFFPGIPLAPAPSARPFPGIPFQFPPAPSARPPFPGIPFPPISVSPVAPPAEPPAVTIPDSSGAYLDTLEFVVTVGFGTPARAYAVVFDTGSDVSWIQCQPCSGHCYKQHDPIFDPAKSSTYAAVPCGHPECKAAGGQCDSNGTCTYKVEYGDGSSTSGVLSHETLSLTSSSALHSFVFGCGENNLGPFGDVDGLIGLGRGQFSLSSQAAPSLGATFSYCLPSHNGTQGYLTIGSTPVSDKAAYTAMVQKPDYPSFYFVELVSIDIGGYVLPVPPTVFTSAGTLLDSGTILTYLPEQAYALLRDRFKFTMKQYKPAPPTDILDTCYDFTGQRAIFIPAVSFKFSDGAVFDLDFFGVLLFPDEATAIGCLAFAARPPTMPFNIVGNTQQRSAEVIYDVAAEKIGFVPASC, from the exons ATGGCGTCGCACCGGTCGCTCGTGCGCCTGCTGGTGCTCTGCCTTCTCTGCGTCGCTTCTCTCGCGGCGAAGCGGCGCTATCTCTCCGTCAGCTTGGACGAGCTGCTCAGCTCCAAGGCTCACGTCGACTGCCCTCCCACGAAGAAGTCCG ACCGCCACCTGACTCTCTCTACTGTATTCGAATGTTGCGCAGTGACAACTTCTGGCAACAAGCTCACGATCCCTGCTAGTTGCGCCATACCAAAatgctgcggcgccggcgagtcAACCGGGCGTCACGTTATCAACCACGACATAAACCGGCTGAGCACTCTGCTCCAGAGGTCCTCCGGCTCATCTGCGCCACCATCTGCGCCACCATCTGCGTTGGCAGTCCCCATCCCCAGGACGCCGCTATttccatttcctccagctccatCGGCACGCCCCTTCCCCGGGATTCCATttccatttcctccagctccgTCGGCGCGCCCCTTCCCCGGGATTCCATttccatttcctccagctccgTCGGCGCGCCCCATCCCTGATACTTCATCTGCTCAAGCTCCGCGATCCTTCTTCCCCGGGATTCCACTTGCTCCAGCTCCGTCGGCACGCCCCTTTCCCGGGATTCCATttccatttcctccagctccgTCGGCGCGCCCCTTCCCCGGGATTCCATttccatttcctccagctccatCGGCGCGCCCCATCCCTGATACTTCATCTGCTCAAGCTCCACGATCCTTCTTCCCCGGGATTCCACTTGCTCCAGCTCCGTCGGCACGCCCCTTTCCCGGGATTCCATttccatttcctccagctccgTCGGCGCGCCCCTTCCCCGGGATTCCATttccatttcctccagctccgTCGGCAGGCCCCATCCCTGATACTCCATCTGCTCAAGCTCCGCGATCACATCATTTCTTCCCCGGGATTCCACTTGCTCCAGCTCCGTCGGCACGCCCCTTTCCCGGAATTCCGTTTCAATTTCCTCCAGCTCCGTCGGCACGTCCGCCCTTTCCCGGGATTCCATTTCCTCCAATCTCAGTTTCTCCGGTAGCGCCGCCAGCAGAGCCGCCGGCCGTGACGATCCCGGACAGCTCCGGGGCGTACCTCGACACGCTGGAGTTCGTGGTCACCGTCGGCTTTGGAACGCCGGCCCGGGCGTACGCTGTCGTGTTCGACACCGGAAGCGACGTGTCGTGGATCCAGTGCCAACCGTGCTCCGGGCACTGCTACAAGCAGCACGATCCCATCTTCGACCCGGCCAAGTCCTCCACCTACGCCGCCGTCCCCTGCGGCCACCCGGAGTGCAAGGCCGCCGGCGGGCAGTGCGACAGTAACGGCACCTGTACCTACAAGGTCGAGTACGGCGACGGCTCGTCCACCTCCGGGGTCCTATCCCACGAGACACTGTCGCTCACGTCCTCGAGCGCTCTCCACAGCTTCGTGTTCGGCTGCGGCGAGAACAACCTCGGCCCGTTCGGCGACGTCGACGGGCTGATCGGCCTCGGCCGCGGCCAGTTCTCCCTGTCCTCGCAGGCCGCCCCGTCGCTGGGCGCCACCTTCTCGTACTGCCTGCCGTCGCACAACGGCACGCAGGGGTACCTCACCATCGGCTCGACGCCGGTGTCCGACAAGGCCGCATACACGGCGATGGTGCAGAAGCCGGACTACCCGTCCTTCTACTTCGTCGAGCTCGTCTCCATCGACATCGGCGGGTACGTCCTGCCGGTACCGCCAACAGTGTTCACGAGCGCGGGAACGCTTCTCGACTCTGGCACGATCCTCACCTACCTCCCGGAGCAGGCGTACGCCCTGCTCCGGGACCGGTTCAAGTTCACCATGAAGCAGTAcaagccggcgccgccgacggacATCCTCGACACCTGCTACGACTTCACGGGCCAGAGGGCGATCTTCATACCGGCCGTCTCGTTCAAGTTCAGCGACGGCGCCGTGTTCGACCTCGACTTCTTCGGGGTCCTGCTGTTCCCGGACGAGGCGACGGCGATCGGGTGCCTCGCGTTCGCGGCGAGGCCTCCGACGATGCCGTTCAACATCGTCGGCAACACGCAGCAGCGGTCGGCCGAGGTGATCTACGATGTCGCTGCGGAGAAGATCGGGTTCGTCCCGGCCAGTTGCTGA